The Candidatus Methylomirabilota bacterium genome window below encodes:
- a CDS encoding PilZ domain-containing protein: MDERRRNLRLPASWPGQVWTDGGLLVGRTVDVSDHGLCFVSAPTTALKVGDCYRIEIVGASGASIATVAEVRHISSRGVGLQTRERVLPAGSSSLADRAHLSEGANSSPCVPSLPARRNPSNPVGSGSRPPAARDGVLEYSS; encoded by the coding sequence ATGGACGAACGCCGGCGCAACCTGCGGCTGCCCGCCTCGTGGCCGGGCCAGGTCTGGACCGACGGGGGCCTTCTCGTCGGCCGTACCGTGGACGTGAGCGATCACGGGCTCTGTTTCGTCTCGGCGCCGACCACCGCGCTGAAGGTGGGCGACTGCTATCGCATCGAGATCGTGGGCGCCAGCGGGGCGTCCATCGCGACGGTCGCCGAGGTCCGCCACATCAGCTCGCGCGGCGTCGGCCTCCAGACCCGCGAGCGCGTGCTGCCCGCCGGCTCGTCGTCGCTCGCTGATCGCGCTCACTTGTCCGAAGGCGCAAATTCTTCGCCGTGTGTCCCCTCCCTTCCCGCGAGGAGGAATCCCTCCAATCCCGTGGGCTCCGGGAGCAGGCCGCCCGCCGCGCGCGACGGCGTGCTCGAATATTCCAGCTAG
- a CDS encoding ATPase, T2SS/T4P/T4SS family encodes MYRPVPTETGKSTSESNPSASARPGSAYGNVEPGTLHTVLLAHGDPDGLRAITQERCAALLTVAGRPLAEHTLDSLRAAGISSALVVLGSHAEQFERVFGTGERWGVALDYLRVPAGESDGAILARLGADLGGDLLVLRCDVLRSPMVDRFLDAARARPGTSAWAAIEGVPAGMALIRREDVTWLDLPTAGDQQVWEQLGQPIQFRDATLCRIETVGDFQRANRAPSARGAARATAITRPSGSEPAEAAPRGAETPPRPGGRQIRMGKFDYLIAQRHLTRGQLGEALNEARRRQVSAESVLLEHHGIREADLAAALSLYYRCPYVSLDGRPAVKPELLAGLQRARLRAARWLPIKRVDDVVTVAVDDPHDVLRIDAIEALLQPAKVTLVVAMRERILRALDEMAGGPHRAERSVHEILGEVGTEPVVEDVHEIVTAEISENDSMVVRLANQVVLDAHRARASDIHLEPRGSSRKTVIRFRVDGTCVDYQHIPPPLRHPLVARFKVMAGLDLAERRRPQDGKIRLRTAGQGEIELRVATVPTVGGNEDVVLRLLGHTGVLSIDHLGLSDRNLHVLKAIAEKPYGLILCVGPTGAGKTTSLHAMLAHLNTGVRKIWTAEDPVEISQDGLRQVQVRPKIGYTFAAALRALLRADPDVIMVGEMRDAETAGLAVEASLTGHLVLSTLHTNSAVETVVRLLDLGINPFNFADALLGVLAQRLVKRLCPDCRRPHHPSRRDWDEMAEAFGPEELEVQGYRYGDGLELSESRGCEHCDGKGYRGRIAIHELLLATDAIKRRIQKGARVPRILARAKQEGMTTLVQDGILKVLQGVTDYRQVKAAAIR; translated from the coding sequence ATGTATCGACCCGTCCCGACCGAGACCGGCAAGTCCACGTCCGAATCCAACCCTTCGGCAAGCGCACGCCCCGGGTCTGCGTACGGCAACGTCGAGCCGGGCACGCTCCACACGGTGCTCCTCGCGCACGGCGATCCCGACGGGCTGCGCGCCATCACCCAGGAGCGCTGCGCCGCGCTCCTCACCGTCGCCGGCCGGCCGCTGGCCGAGCACACGCTGGATTCACTCCGCGCCGCCGGCATCTCGTCCGCGCTCGTGGTGCTGGGTTCGCACGCCGAGCAGTTCGAGCGCGTGTTCGGGACCGGGGAGCGGTGGGGTGTCGCGCTCGACTACCTCCGCGTTCCCGCCGGCGAGTCGGACGGGGCGATCCTCGCCCGGCTCGGCGCCGACCTCGGCGGCGACCTCCTCGTGCTCCGGTGCGACGTGTTGCGCAGCCCGATGGTGGATCGCTTCCTCGACGCGGCGCGGGCTCGTCCGGGCACCTCGGCCTGGGCCGCGATCGAAGGGGTCCCGGCCGGCATGGCGCTGATCCGCCGTGAGGATGTGACGTGGCTCGATCTGCCGACCGCGGGGGATCAGCAAGTCTGGGAGCAGCTGGGTCAGCCCATTCAGTTTCGCGACGCCACCCTCTGCCGGATCGAGACGGTCGGTGACTTCCAGCGCGCGAACCGGGCGCCGTCCGCCCGTGGGGCGGCTCGCGCGACAGCGATCACCCGCCCCTCCGGGAGCGAGCCCGCCGAGGCCGCCCCACGCGGCGCCGAGACGCCGCCGAGGCCCGGCGGGCGCCAGATCCGCATGGGCAAGTTCGACTACCTGATCGCCCAGCGGCACCTGACGCGCGGCCAGCTCGGCGAGGCGCTGAACGAGGCCCGGCGCCGGCAGGTGAGCGCCGAGTCGGTGCTCCTCGAGCATCACGGCATCCGCGAGGCGGATCTCGCCGCCGCCCTCTCCCTCTACTACCGCTGCCCGTACGTCTCCCTCGATGGACGGCCCGCCGTGAAGCCCGAGCTGCTCGCCGGCCTGCAGCGCGCTCGGCTGCGGGCCGCCCGGTGGCTGCCCATCAAGCGCGTGGACGACGTCGTCACCGTGGCAGTGGACGATCCGCACGACGTGCTGAGGATCGATGCCATCGAGGCCCTGCTCCAGCCGGCGAAGGTCACCCTCGTCGTCGCGATGCGGGAGCGCATCCTGCGCGCGCTCGACGAGATGGCAGGCGGCCCGCACCGCGCCGAGCGGTCCGTGCACGAAATCCTCGGCGAGGTGGGCACGGAGCCCGTGGTGGAGGACGTGCACGAGATCGTCACCGCCGAGATCTCCGAGAACGACAGCATGGTGGTGCGCCTGGCTAATCAGGTGGTCCTCGACGCCCACCGCGCGCGCGCCTCCGACATCCACCTGGAGCCGCGCGGCTCGTCGCGGAAGACGGTCATCCGCTTCCGCGTGGACGGGACCTGCGTCGACTACCAGCACATCCCGCCCCCGCTGCGCCATCCCCTGGTGGCGCGATTCAAGGTCATGGCCGGCCTTGACCTCGCGGAGCGCCGCCGACCGCAGGACGGGAAGATCCGGTTGCGCACCGCCGGCCAAGGGGAGATCGAGCTGCGGGTGGCGACGGTGCCCACGGTCGGCGGGAACGAGGACGTGGTCCTTCGGCTCCTGGGCCACACCGGGGTACTCTCGATCGACCACCTCGGTCTGAGTGATCGCAACCTCCATGTCCTCAAGGCCATCGCCGAGAAGCCCTACGGCCTCATCCTGTGCGTGGGGCCGACGGGGGCGGGGAAGACCACCTCACTCCACGCCATGCTGGCCCATCTCAACACCGGCGTCCGGAAGATCTGGACCGCCGAGGATCCCGTCGAGATCAGCCAGGACGGCCTGCGGCAGGTGCAGGTGCGCCCCAAGATCGGCTACACGTTCGCGGCCGCGCTGCGCGCGCTGCTGCGCGCCGATCCCGACGTGATCATGGTGGGCGAGATGCGGGACGCGGAGACGGCCGGCCTCGCGGTGGAGGCGTCGCTCACCGGGCATCTCGTGCTCAGCACGCTGCACACGAACAGCGCGGTCGAGACGGTGGTGCGCCTGCTCGACCTCGGGATCAACCCCTTCAACTTTGCCGACGCGCTGCTGGGCGTGCTCGCCCAGCGCCTCGTGAAGCGCCTGTGCCCGGACTGCCGGCGCCCGCACCATCCGTCACGTCGCGACTGGGACGAGATGGCCGAGGCGTTCGGGCCGGAGGAGCTGGAGGTCCAGGGCTATCGTTACGGCGACGGCCTCGAGCTCTCCGAGAGCCGTGGCTGCGAGCACTGCGACGGCAAGGGCTACCGCGGCCGCATCGCCATCCACGAGCTCCTGCTCGCCACCGACGCGATCAAGCGACGCATCCAGAAGGGCGCCCGCGTGCCGCGGATCCTCGCCCGCGCCAAGCAGGAAGGGATGACGACGCTGGTGCAGGACGGTATCCTCAAGGTCCTGCAGGGCGTGACCGACTACCGCCAGGTCAAGGCCGCCGCGATCCGCTGA